One region of Molothrus aeneus isolate 106 chromosome 1, BPBGC_Maene_1.0, whole genome shotgun sequence genomic DNA includes:
- the DSEL gene encoding dermatan-sulfate epimerase-like protein, with the protein MALMFTGHILFLALMVFDVFTFEESVSNYSDWVTFIENVDQYEKQQLEGLSAEQKLKRTVLHPSLYFDPQDVQALRQKARTSHLHLFRAIRSAVMVMLSNPLYYLPPPKHIDFAAKWNEIYGNNLPPLAFYCLLCPEDKAAFDFALEYMDRMAGYKNWLVENAPGDEVPLGHSLTGFATAFDFLYNSLENERRQKYLEKIWSVSEEMYEYSKVRSWGKQLLHNHQATNMLALLIGALVAGVDKGSQANVWKHTVVDVMEKTMFLLNHIVDGSLDEGVAYGSYTAKSVTQYVFLAQRHFGINNLENNWLKMHFWFYYATLLPGFQRTVGVADSNYNWFYGPESQLVFLDKFIMKNGAGNWLAQQIRKHRPKDGPMVPSTAQRWSTLHTEFIWYAAEITPQPPPDYGTAKMHVFPNWGVVTYGAGLPNSQTNTFVSFKSGKLGGRAVYDIVHFQPYRWIDGWRSFNPGHEHPDQNSFTFAPNGQVFVSEALYGPKLSHLNNVLVFAPSPTSQCNQPWEGQLGECAQWLKWIGDEVGDSTGEIITASQAGDMMFVSGEAVSAYTSAMKLKSVYRVLLLLNSQTLLVVDHIEKEEDSPVNSVSAFFHNLDIDFKYIPYKFNNKYNGAMMDVWDAHYKMFWFDHRGSSPVARIQEAEQAAEFKKRWTQFVNVTFPMKNMLTRIVYLFYGPYVNVSNCRLTDNAKSGFQISLSINNTENTISVVTDYQNLKARFDYLGFGGFAKVVHENKVTKFGLGTESVKKDIKNNRVVFPFGFKVNIIAGLILGVSLVILAFQWRFYISFGKMLRWILILVVTLWLIELVDVWSMCTKPICAKWSTDVARLERDKGNKAKQLEGNPVVLPDVIITSLPTSGAEILKQLFFNTSDFLYIRIPTPYLEIPETEFEIDSFVDPCEWRVSDVQNGNFRLIQGWLQSLVQDTKLHLQNIHLYEASRSKIAQHSALSKDKKKRSKKRESLLEQRSRARGSQEKDAEYIRELRRHLVYYPNARPVLSFTSGSWTLKLPFFQEILGPSMRALYVVRDPRAWVYSMLYKNKPSLYSLKNIPQRLAAMFKGENGKEKCSLNEGYASEFESLRKEISNSNSNAISVLSYLWLANTAAAMRINRDLLPTNYQLVKFEDIVSFPQKTAETIFAFLGIPLPPASLNQILFATSTSLFYLPYEGEISPSSIHAWKQNMPHEEIRQIEDICCSLMDHLGYPKFIE; encoded by the coding sequence ATGGCTCTGATGTTCACGGGGCATATTCTATTTCTAGCATTAATGGTGTTTGATGTCTTCACTTTCGAAGAATCTGTAAGCAATTACTCTGATTGGGTGACTTTCATAGAAAATGTAGATCAATATGAAAAACAACAACTTGAAGGTCTTAGTGCTGAGCAGAAGCTGAAAAGAACAGTTCTTCATCCAAGCTTGTATTTCGACCCTCAGGATGTTCAGGCACTGAGGCAAAAGGCTCGTACAAGCCATTTGCATCTCTTCAGAGCCATTAGAAGTGCAGTGATGGTTATGCTGTCCAACCCTTTATATTACCTACCTCCACCCAAGCACATTGATTTTGCAGCCAAGTGGAATGAGATTTATGGTAACAACCTGCCCCCTCTAGCATTCTACTGTTTGCTGTGCCCCGAAGATAAAGCTGCGTTTGATTTTGCCCTAGAGTATATGGATAGAATGGCTGGCTACAAAAACTGGTTGGTTGAGAATGCTCCTGGAGATGAAGTGCCACTCGGACACTCCCTGACGGGATTTGCCACTGCTTTTGACTTCTTGTATAATTCACTGGAAAATGAGAGAAGGCAAAAATACCTGGAGAAGATATGGTCCGTAAGCGAGGAGATGTATGAGTACTCCAAGGTTCGTTCCTGGGGAAAGCAGCTTCTCCATAATCACCAAGCAACCAATATGCTTGCTCTGCTTATTGGGGCTTTAGTTGCCGGAGTGGACAAAGGATCTCAGGCCAATGTTTGGAAACACACTGTGGTTGACGTGATGGAGAAAACAATGTTTCTCCTCAATCATATTGTAGATGGGTCTCTGGATGAGGGAGTAGCTTACGGTAGTTACACAGCCAAGTCAGTAACACAGTACGTTTTCCTGGCCCAGCGCCACTTCGGTATTAACAACTTGGAGAATAACTGGCTGAAAATGCACTTTTGGTTTTACTATGCCACCCTACTGCCAGGCTTCCAGAGGACTGTGGGTGTTGCGGATTCTAATTACAACTGGTTTTATGGTCCTGAGAGCCAACTGGTTTTCTTGGATAAGTTCATAATGAAGAATGGAGCTGGTAACTGGCTGGCACAGCAAATTAGAAAACACAGACCCAAGGATGGGCCAATGGTGCCATCCACTGCACAGAGGTGGAGTACATTACATACAGAATTTATATGGTATGCTGCTGAAATCACTCCTCAGCCACCTCCTGACTATGGTACTGCTAAAATGCATGTGTTTCCCAACTGGGGAGTTGTTACTTACGGGGCTGGATTGCCAAACAGTCAGACAAACACCTTTGTATCCTTCAAGTCTGGGAAACTCGGTGGACGTGCTGTCTATGATATTGTTCACTTTCAACCCTACAGATGGATTGATGGGTGGAGAAGTTTCAATCCGGGGCATGAACATCCCGATCAGAATTCCTTCACTTTTGCTCCCAATGGACAGGTGTTTGTATCTGAGGCTCTTTATGGACCTAAACTCAGCCACCTGAACAATGTCTTGGTGTTTGCTCCATCTCCTACAAGCCAGTGCAACCAGCCTTGGGAAGGACAGCTTGGTGAGTGCGCCCAGTGGCTGAAGTGGATTGGTGACGAGGTTGGAGACTCAACTGGAGAAATTATAACAGCCTCCCAGGCTGGTGATATGATGTTTGTGAGTGGTGAGGCGGTATCTGCTTACACATCAGCAATGAAACTGAAAAGTGTGTATCGCGTTTTGCTGCTCTTAAATTCTCAGACCTTGTTGGTGGTTGACCATATCGAGAAGGAGGAAGACTCTCCTGTTAATTCAGTCAGTGCCTTTTTTCATAATCTTGACATTGATTTTAAATACATACCCTATAAGTTTAACAACAAGTACAATGGAGCTATGATGGATGTGTGGGATGCCCACTACAAGATGTTTTGGTTTGATCATCGTGGGAGTAGTCCTGTTGCTAGGATACAGGAGGCTGAACAAGCTGCTGAATTCAAAAAGCGATGGACTCAGTTTGTAAATGTTACCTTTCCAATGAAAAACATGCTTACAAGGATTGTCTACCTTTTCTATGGCCCATATGTCAATGTTTCTAACTGTAGACTCACGGATAATGCAAAATCTGGATTTCAGATTTCGCTCAGTATCAACAACACTGAAAATACCATCTCTGTTGTGACTGACTATCAGAATTTAAAGGCAAGGTTTGATTACTTGGGATTTGGTGGTTTTGCTAAAGTAGTTCATGAGAATAAAGTGACCAAGTTTGGTCTTGGTACTGAATCCGtgaaaaaagatataaaaaataataggGTAGTTTTCCCATTTGGATTCAAAGTGAACATAATTGCAGGGTTAATTTTGGGTGTCAGTTTGGTCATACTGGCTTTTCAGTGGCGCTTTTACATATCCTTCGGCAAAATGTTGCGTTGGATCCTGATCCTGGTTGTTACACTGTGGCTTATTGAATTGGTGGATGTGTGGAGCATGTGTACTAAGCCCATCTGTGCAAAGTGGAGCACTGACGTGGCAAGGCTAGAACGTGATAAAGGCAATAAAGCCAAACAATTAGAAGGAAACCCTGTTGTTTTGCCAGATGTTATCATTACTTCACTTCCCACTTCTGGtgcagaaattttaaaacagcTGTTTTTCAATACCAGTGACTTTTTATACATCAGGATACCTACACCCTATCTTGAAATTCCTGAGACTGAATTTGAAATTGATTCCTTTGTAGATCCATGCGAATGGAGGGTTTCTGATGTCCAGAATGGTAATTTTCGTCTTATCCAAGGTTGGCTCCAGTCCCTAGTTCAAGACACAAAGTTGCATTTACAAAACATTCATTTATATGAAGCTAGCAGAAGTAAAATTGCTCAGCATTCTGCATTaagcaaagacaaaaagaaaaggtccaaaaaaagagaatccCTGTTAGAGCAAAGAAGCAGGGCAAGAGGAAGTCAAGAAAAAGATGCTGAATATATTAGGGAACTGAGAAGACACCTTGTCTATTATCCTAATGCACGACCTGTACTTAGTTTTACCAGTGGGAGCTGGACATTAAAGCTTCCCTTCTTTCAGGAAATCTTAGGACCATCAATGAGAGCGTTATATGTAGTGAGGGACCCACGGGCATGGGTCTATTCAATGTTGTACAAAAATAAGCCGAGCCTTTACTCCTTGAAAAATATTCCACAACGCTTGGCTGCAATGTTTAAAGGGGAGAATGGTAAAGAAAAATGTAGTTTAAATGAAGGCTATGCCTCTGAGTTTGAATCactgagaaaagaaatttcaaattcTAATTCAAATGCTATTTCTGTGTTGTCTTATTTATGGCtagcaaacacagcagcagcgaTGAGGATAAACAGGGACTTGCTGCCAACAAATTATCAGCTGGTCAAGTTTGAAGATATTGTGAGCTTTCCTCAGAAGACTGCTGAAACAATTTTTGCCTTTCTTGgtattcctcttcctcctgctagcttaaaccaaatattatttgcCACCTCCACCAGTCTTTTCTATCTTCCTTATGAAGGGGAGATTTCACCAAGTAGCATTCATGCCTGGAAACAAAACATGCCCCATGAAGAGATTAGACAGATTGAAGATATCTGTTGTTCACTGATGGACCACTTAGGATACCCAAAGTTTATAGAATAA